The following proteins are encoded in a genomic region of Bradyrhizobium sp. SK17:
- a CDS encoding thiamine pyrophosphate-binding protein has protein sequence MTKSNARTGGQILIDQLVAQGVERVTCVPGESYLAALDALHDSPIDVVICRAEGGAAMMAEAYGKLTGRPGICFVTRGPGSTNAAHGVHIAMQDSTPMILFVGQVDTGMREREAFQELDYKAVFGTMAKWAVEIDRPDRIPELVARAFRVALQGRPGPVVISLPENMLTETAAVADAPKVEPAATWPAPADLERLGAMLASAQAPIVVLGGSAWTADAAKGIARFAERFDLPVATSFRRASLFDADHSHYAGDLGIGPSPKLKDRITGADVILLIGGRMSEMPSSSYTLLDIPVPSQKLIHVHPGSEELGRVYQPTLAIQATPAAFAAAVENMKPSAAPAWKGEAAKAHADYLAWTDKPRELPGSFQYGEVVTWLRDRLPKDAIVCNGAGNYAGWIHRHHRFHSFAAQLAPTSGSMGYGVPAAVMAKRQHPDRVVVAFAGDGCFLMNGQEFATAVQYDAPLVVVIIDNAQYGTIRMHQERDYPGRVVGTQLKNPDFALYAKAFGGHGERVERTEDFAPAFERALASGKPAILHCLVDQRALSVGKDFVPGQA, from the coding sequence ATGACCAAATCGAACGCCCGCACCGGAGGCCAGATCCTGATCGACCAGCTGGTCGCGCAGGGAGTGGAACGCGTCACCTGCGTGCCCGGCGAGAGCTATCTGGCGGCGCTCGATGCCCTGCATGACAGTCCGATCGACGTCGTGATCTGCCGCGCCGAGGGCGGGGCTGCGATGATGGCGGAGGCCTATGGCAAGCTGACCGGACGTCCGGGCATCTGCTTCGTCACCCGCGGCCCCGGTTCGACCAACGCTGCGCACGGCGTGCACATCGCGATGCAGGACTCGACCCCAATGATCCTGTTCGTCGGCCAGGTCGACACCGGCATGCGCGAGCGCGAGGCGTTCCAGGAGCTCGACTACAAGGCGGTGTTCGGCACCATGGCGAAATGGGCCGTCGAGATCGATCGCCCCGATCGCATCCCCGAGCTGGTCGCGCGCGCCTTCCGCGTCGCGCTACAGGGCCGCCCCGGTCCGGTCGTGATCTCGCTGCCGGAGAACATGCTGACCGAAACCGCAGCGGTCGCCGACGCGCCGAAGGTCGAGCCCGCGGCGACCTGGCCGGCACCGGCTGACCTCGAGCGCCTCGGCGCCATGCTCGCATCCGCCCAGGCGCCGATCGTGGTGCTCGGCGGCTCGGCCTGGACCGCTGATGCCGCCAAGGGCATCGCGCGCTTTGCCGAGCGTTTTGATCTCCCGGTCGCGACCTCGTTCCGGCGCGCGTCGCTGTTCGACGCCGATCATTCGCACTATGCCGGCGATCTCGGCATCGGCCCGAGCCCGAAGCTGAAGGACCGTATCACCGGCGCCGACGTCATCCTCTTGATCGGTGGCCGGATGTCGGAGATGCCGTCATCGTCCTACACGCTGCTCGACATTCCCGTGCCGAGCCAGAAGCTGATCCATGTCCATCCTGGCTCGGAAGAACTCGGCCGGGTCTACCAGCCGACGCTGGCGATCCAGGCGACGCCCGCCGCCTTTGCCGCCGCGGTCGAGAACATGAAGCCCTCGGCCGCGCCGGCCTGGAAGGGCGAGGCGGCAAAGGCGCATGCGGACTATCTGGCCTGGACCGACAAGCCGCGCGAGCTGCCGGGCAGCTTCCAATATGGCGAGGTCGTCACCTGGTTGCGCGACCGCTTGCCGAAAGACGCGATCGTCTGCAACGGCGCCGGCAACTACGCCGGCTGGATTCACCGTCACCATCGCTTCCACAGCTTTGCCGCGCAGCTGGCGCCGACCTCGGGCTCGATGGGCTATGGGGTGCCGGCGGCCGTGATGGCCAAGCGGCAGCATCCGGATCGCGTCGTCGTCGCGTTCGCCGGCGACGGTTGCTTCCTGATGAACGGGCAGGAGTTCGCCACCGCCGTGCAGTACGACGCGCCGCTGGTCGTCGTCATCATCGACAATGCGCAATACGGCACCATCCGCATGCATCAGGAGCGCGACTATCCCGGCCGGGTCGTCGGTACCCAGCTCAAGAATCCGGACTTCGCGCTGTACGCCAAGGCGTTCGGCGGCCATGGCGAGCGGGTCGAGCGCACCGAAGATTTCGCGCCGGCGTTCGAGCGCGCGCTGGCTTCCGGCAAGCCGGCGATCCTGCACTGCCTGGTCGATCAGCGTGCGCTGTCGGTCGGCAAGGATTTTGTCCCCGGGCAGGCCTGA
- a CDS encoding FAD-binding oxidoreductase produces MVQPAGRHVAIIGAGAVGVISAIEALREGHRVTLIDPGEPGGEQAASYGNAGWLSSHSVIPPAEPGTWKKVPGYLMDPLGPLAIRWSYLPKALPWLVKYLLSSRTEAQVEATARAMRDLLKDAPLLHRQLAEEAGVPDLIERRGVMHAFPSRAPFDKDLGWRIRKRVGIEWLELDENEMRQREPDLHPRYKFGVVVEEAGRCRDPGAYVAALAAHAIANGAERVAAKATGLKLSGDRLVAVITESGEIPCDAAVVAAGARSKQLTASIGDRLPLETERGYHVMIEHPECGPRNSIMASDAKMVVNWTDKGLRAAGTVEIAGLDAEPNWQRAEILRDHLLGMFPKLPRDIPPSRIKTWFGHRPSMPDGRPCIGHSRATRDVVYAFGHGHVGLVGSARTGRLVAQLLSGKPPEIPLAPFAPSRFL; encoded by the coding sequence ATGGTGCAGCCGGCCGGCCGTCACGTCGCGATCATCGGTGCCGGCGCGGTCGGCGTCATCAGCGCCATCGAGGCGCTGCGCGAGGGCCATCGCGTCACGCTGATCGATCCGGGCGAGCCCGGCGGCGAGCAGGCGGCGAGCTACGGCAATGCCGGCTGGCTGTCGTCGCATTCGGTGATCCCGCCGGCCGAACCCGGCACCTGGAAGAAGGTGCCGGGCTATCTGATGGACCCGCTCGGGCCGCTGGCGATCCGCTGGTCGTACCTGCCGAAGGCCTTGCCGTGGCTGGTCAAATACCTGCTGTCGAGCCGGACCGAGGCGCAGGTCGAGGCCACCGCGCGCGCGATGCGCGACCTGCTCAAGGACGCGCCGCTGCTGCACCGGCAGCTCGCCGAGGAAGCCGGCGTCCCCGACCTGATCGAGCGGCGCGGCGTGATGCACGCGTTTCCCTCGCGCGCGCCGTTTGACAAGGATCTCGGCTGGCGCATCCGCAAGCGCGTCGGCATCGAATGGCTGGAGCTCGACGAAAACGAGATGCGCCAGCGCGAGCCCGACCTGCATCCGCGCTACAAGTTCGGTGTCGTGGTCGAGGAGGCGGGCCGCTGCCGCGATCCCGGCGCCTATGTCGCGGCGCTCGCCGCGCATGCGATCGCGAACGGCGCCGAGCGCGTCGCTGCCAAGGCCACCGGCCTCAAGCTGTCCGGCGACAGGCTCGTCGCCGTGATCACCGAGAGTGGCGAAATTCCCTGCGACGCCGCAGTGGTCGCCGCCGGCGCGCGCTCGAAGCAACTGACCGCATCGATCGGCGATCGGTTGCCGCTGGAAACCGAGCGCGGCTATCACGTGATGATCGAACATCCGGAGTGCGGACCGCGCAATTCGATCATGGCATCCGACGCCAAGATGGTCGTCAACTGGACCGACAAGGGCCTGCGCGCCGCCGGCACGGTGGAGATCGCGGGGCTCGACGCCGAGCCGAACTGGCAGCGTGCCGAGATCCTGCGCGACCATCTGCTCGGCATGTTCCCGAAACTGCCGCGGGATATTCCGCCATCGCGGATCAAGACCTGGTTCGGCCATCGCCCGAGCATGCCCGACGGCCGCCCCTGCATCGGCCACAGCCGCGCCACCCGCGACGTGGTCTACGCCTTCGGCCACGGTCACGTCGGCCTGGTCGGCTCGGCCCGCACCGGCCGACTGGTCGCGCAACTGCTGAGCGGAAAGCCGCCGGAGATTCCGCTGGCGCCGTTCGCGCCGTCGCGTTTCCTTTAG
- a CDS encoding lipoprotein-releasing ABC transporter permease subunit, which yields MSKIVAEPSQTTPFAPFEWMLSARYLRARRREGLISVIAGFSFLGIMLGVATLIIVMAVMNGFRKELLGKILGLNGHILVQPVERPLTDWQDVTERITRVQGIRLVVPVVDGTALASSSEASGVLVRGIRAADLSRLPSVGNTIKGSIENFDEGQGIVIGRRLADQLAARVGDSITLIAQRGASTPMGVMPRIKKYQVSAVFEIGMSEYDAGLVFMPIAEAQAYFNRGTNVTGIEVFTTDPDHIDQFRKAVLEAAERPVFLVDWRQRNTTFFGLLQVQRNVMFVILTMIVLVAALNIVSGLIMLVKDKGSDIAILRTMGASQGSIMRIFLITGASIGVVGTLVGFTVGLVVCRHIEAIRQALSWLTGRQLFPPELYFLSELPAEVDVVETATVVIMALTLAFLATLYPSWRAARLDPVKAFR from the coding sequence ATGAGCAAGATTGTGGCAGAGCCATCGCAAACCACGCCGTTCGCCCCGTTCGAATGGATGCTCTCGGCACGCTACCTGCGGGCGCGGCGCCGGGAAGGCCTCATCTCGGTGATCGCCGGATTTTCGTTCCTCGGCATCATGCTCGGTGTCGCCACGCTGATCATCGTGATGGCGGTCATGAACGGCTTTCGCAAGGAACTGCTTGGCAAGATTCTCGGCCTCAACGGCCACATTCTGGTGCAACCGGTGGAAAGGCCCCTGACCGACTGGCAGGATGTCACCGAACGCATCACCCGGGTACAGGGCATCCGACTCGTTGTACCGGTGGTCGACGGCACCGCGCTGGCATCATCCTCCGAGGCTTCCGGCGTCCTCGTCCGCGGTATCCGCGCCGCCGACCTCTCGCGTCTCCCCTCCGTCGGCAACACCATCAAGGGGTCGATCGAGAATTTTGACGAGGGCCAGGGGATCGTCATCGGCCGCCGGCTCGCCGATCAGCTCGCGGCACGCGTCGGCGACAGCATCACGCTGATCGCGCAACGTGGTGCGAGCACGCCGATGGGCGTCATGCCGCGGATCAAGAAGTATCAGGTATCAGCCGTGTTCGAGATCGGCATGTCCGAATATGACGCCGGCCTCGTCTTCATGCCGATCGCGGAGGCACAGGCTTACTTCAACCGCGGCACGAACGTCACCGGGATCGAGGTCTTCACCACCGATCCGGATCACATCGACCAGTTCCGCAAGGCGGTGCTGGAGGCAGCGGAGCGGCCGGTCTTCCTGGTGGATTGGCGTCAGCGCAACACGACCTTCTTTGGCCTGCTCCAGGTCCAACGCAACGTGATGTTCGTGATCCTGACCATGATCGTGCTAGTGGCGGCGCTGAACATCGTGTCCGGGCTGATCATGCTGGTCAAGGACAAGGGCAGCGACATAGCGATCCTCCGCACGATGGGCGCCTCACAAGGCTCCATCATGCGGATCTTCCTGATCACCGGAGCTTCGATCGGCGTGGTGGGGACGCTGGTCGGCTTCACGGTCGGCCTGGTCGTCTGCCGCCACATCGAGGCGATCCGTCAAGCCCTGTCATGGCTGACCGGCAGGCAGCTCTTCCCACCCGAACTCTACTTCCTGTCAGAGCTGCCGGCCGAGGTCGATGTCGTGGAGACCGCCACAGTCGTGATCATGGCACTGACGCTGGCGTTCCTCGCGACGCTCTATCCATCGTGGCGCGCTGCGCGGCTCGATCCGGTCAAGGCATTCCGGTAA
- a CDS encoding haloalkane dehalogenase, protein MQTLRTPDERFAGLPGFAFAPRYIEIGPLRMHYLDDGMKTAPVALCLHGQPTWAYLYRRMIPMLLGAGFRVVAPDFFGFGRSDKPVDEAIYTFDFHRSSVMSLIEALDLRRVMLVCQDWGGLIGLTIPMDMADRFDRLLVMNTMLGTGDVPLGEGFLAWRGFSNRSPDMDIAALMQRAVPTLADKEAAAYAAPYPDARYKAGVRRFPNLVPDRPDAGGAALSRRARDFWSQHWSGQSFMAVGMKDPVLGPPVMGQLRQVIRNCPPPLELPDAGHFVQEAGEIIVTEALKSFGPVR, encoded by the coding sequence ATGCAGACGCTTCGAACACCGGACGAGCGCTTCGCCGGATTGCCCGGATTTGCCTTCGCGCCGCGTTACATCGAGATCGGCCCGCTGCGCATGCACTATCTCGACGATGGAATGAAGACTGCGCCGGTGGCGCTTTGCCTGCACGGCCAACCGACCTGGGCCTACCTCTACCGCAGGATGATCCCGATGCTGCTCGGCGCGGGATTCCGCGTCGTGGCGCCGGATTTCTTCGGCTTCGGTCGCTCCGACAAGCCCGTCGACGAAGCCATCTACACCTTCGACTTCCATCGGTCCTCGGTGATGTCCCTGATCGAGGCGCTCGACCTGCGCCGCGTGATGCTGGTGTGCCAGGATTGGGGTGGATTGATCGGATTGACGATTCCGATGGACATGGCAGACCGGTTCGACCGGCTGCTGGTGATGAATACGATGCTCGGCACGGGCGACGTGCCGTTGGGCGAAGGCTTCCTGGCGTGGCGCGGCTTCTCCAACCGCAGCCCGGACATGGATATCGCAGCGCTGATGCAACGAGCGGTCCCCACTCTCGCAGACAAGGAAGCCGCCGCCTACGCCGCGCCCTATCCGGACGCGCGGTACAAGGCCGGCGTCCGGCGCTTTCCAAATCTGGTCCCGGATCGACCCGACGCCGGCGGCGCGGCGCTGTCGCGGCGCGCGCGGGACTTCTGGTCGCAGCACTGGAGCGGACAAAGCTTCATGGCAGTCGGCATGAAGGACCCGGTGCTCGGGCCGCCGGTGATGGGCCAGCTGCGGCAGGTGATCCGAAACTGTCCGCCGCCGCTCGAACTGCCCGATGCCGGACATTTCGTGCAGGAGGCCGGCGAGATCATCGTCACGGAGGCGCTGAAGAGTTTCGGTCCGGTGCGCTGA
- a CDS encoding ABC transporter ATP-binding protein, translated as MSEPLPRGPVAEIFRAYWKSDRWALLLVATIVFLASASGIAAPYLFSRLIDRLTRETVVADLLWAFLIYAALVGLASALQRVVQNLSVITAENLGFIVSTQFFARILRKRSDFFIEHNAAEIQTAGNQGRGALTTLLQIVLIVFIPAATQVTLTLVTFGALLDNQVVAIVTGYGALVLILTYLSTSRSQMLLDAAVSASQDNARFTGNAMNAMEALRHLGSHAWMSGRFAEKARAVKDSWRAYMLRRALTLALLGLGLSVQFAVSFLLLLPRYQAGTTTVGDIVLFNTLLLQLNLPFEMISQTMDNVARSRAQLVPLARMWQAPEEIETKDAQGFAPRNGRITFDQVDYAYGNGRGIAGISFVAHRGAITFIVGETGSGKSTIFKLALKSVEPDAGRILVDDIDLAQIARADWYGTIAVVPQDVALLNESLADNIILGRGRDDARLREVAEKAAILSFIEALPDGFETTVGERGLKLSGGERQRIAIARALYGRPTVLFLDEASSALDDATERDIMEHVRTLVDDVTVLAITHRRAILADGDNVVDLNATRPVQGEPTVQ; from the coding sequence ATGAGCGAGCCCCTCCCCAGAGGCCCGGTCGCCGAGATATTCCGTGCCTATTGGAAGTCCGACCGATGGGCGCTGCTGCTGGTGGCGACCATCGTGTTCCTGGCGAGCGCGAGCGGCATCGCAGCTCCTTACCTGTTCTCCCGCCTGATCGATCGCCTGACCCGGGAGACCGTGGTCGCGGACCTGCTGTGGGCGTTCCTGATCTATGCCGCGCTGGTGGGATTGGCCTCGGCGCTGCAACGCGTGGTGCAGAATCTCTCGGTAATCACCGCCGAGAACCTCGGCTTCATCGTCAGCACGCAGTTCTTCGCGCGCATCCTGCGCAAGCGATCCGACTTCTTCATCGAGCACAACGCGGCCGAGATCCAGACCGCCGGCAACCAGGGCCGCGGCGCGCTGACCACGCTCCTGCAGATCGTGCTGATCGTGTTCATTCCGGCCGCAACGCAGGTCACGCTGACGCTGGTCACCTTCGGCGCCCTGCTCGACAACCAGGTCGTGGCCATCGTCACCGGTTACGGCGCCCTGGTGCTGATCCTGACCTATCTCTCGACCAGCCGCTCGCAGATGCTGCTCGATGCCGCCGTATCCGCCTCACAGGACAACGCGCGCTTCACCGGCAACGCGATGAACGCGATGGAAGCCTTGCGCCATCTCGGCAGCCACGCCTGGATGAGCGGCCGCTTCGCCGAAAAGGCCCGCGCAGTCAAGGACAGCTGGCGGGCCTACATGCTGCGTCGCGCCCTTACGCTGGCGCTGCTCGGTCTCGGACTCTCGGTGCAATTCGCCGTCAGTTTTCTGCTGTTGCTGCCCCGCTATCAGGCCGGGACGACAACGGTCGGCGACATCGTGCTGTTCAACACCCTGCTGCTGCAGCTCAACCTGCCGTTCGAGATGATCTCCCAGACCATGGACAATGTGGCGCGCTCGCGGGCACAGCTCGTCCCGCTCGCCAGGATGTGGCAGGCACCCGAGGAGATTGAAACGAAGGATGCGCAAGGCTTCGCTCCCCGCAACGGGCGCATCACCTTCGACCAGGTCGACTATGCCTACGGCAATGGCCGCGGCATCGCTGGGATCAGCTTCGTCGCGCACCGCGGCGCCATCACATTCATCGTCGGCGAGACCGGCTCCGGCAAGTCGACCATCTTCAAGCTTGCGCTGAAATCGGTCGAGCCGGATGCGGGCCGGATCCTGGTCGACGACATCGACCTCGCGCAGATCGCGCGTGCCGATTGGTACGGCACCATCGCGGTGGTACCCCAGGACGTCGCGCTGCTCAACGAGAGCCTTGCCGACAACATCATTCTCGGCCGCGGGCGCGACGACGCCCGGCTCCGCGAGGTGGCGGAGAAAGCAGCCATCCTGTCCTTCATCGAGGCACTGCCGGACGGCTTCGAGACCACGGTCGGCGAACGCGGCCTGAAACTGTCGGGCGGCGAGCGCCAGCGGATCGCGATCGCCCGCGCCCTCTATGGCCGGCCAACGGTGCTGTTCCTCGACGAGGCGAGCTCCGCGCTCGACGATGCGACCGAGCGCGACATCATGGAGCATGTGCGGACCCTGGTCGACGACGTTACGGTGCTGGCCATCACGCATCGACGCGCGATCCTCGCCGACGGCGACAATGTCGTCGATCTCAACGCGACGCGGCCTGTCCAGGGCGAGCCGACCGTGCAATAA
- a CDS encoding acyl-CoA dehydrogenase family protein, whose product MHYRSSWMTEELDTFRDQFRKFLAKDLAPHAETWRAQKLVDRSAWRALGEMGALLPSVPEAYGGLGTTFAYDAAVLDDLESTVPELTTGVSVHSAIVAHYILNYGSEEQKKRWLPRMASGEMVGAIAMTEPGTGSDLQAVKTTAKKQGNSYVINGQKTFITNGQAADLVIVVARTGAAGAKGISLIVVETAGAEGYRRGRNLDKIGLHASDTSELFFDNVTVPPENLLGNEEGNGFVQLMQQLPQERLSLAIGAVASMERAVKITAEYTKERTAFGKPLIEFQNTAFTLAERKTEAMIARVFVDWCVERLVAGDLDTVTASMAKWWCSQKQVETADECLQLHGGYGYTQEYPISRMFIDSRIQKIYGGTNEIMKVLIARSL is encoded by the coding sequence ATGCACTACCGATCGTCCTGGATGACCGAGGAGCTGGACACCTTCCGTGACCAGTTTCGCAAATTTCTTGCCAAGGACCTGGCGCCGCATGCCGAGACATGGCGCGCGCAGAAGCTGGTCGACCGGTCCGCGTGGCGCGCGCTCGGCGAGATGGGGGCGCTGCTGCCGAGCGTGCCCGAAGCCTATGGCGGCCTGGGGACGACCTTCGCCTATGACGCCGCTGTCCTCGACGACCTCGAGAGCACCGTCCCGGAATTGACCACCGGCGTCTCCGTGCACAGCGCGATCGTCGCGCATTACATCCTCAACTATGGCTCGGAGGAGCAGAAGAAGCGCTGGCTGCCCAGGATGGCGTCCGGCGAGATGGTCGGCGCCATCGCGATGACCGAGCCCGGCACCGGCTCCGACCTGCAGGCCGTCAAGACCACGGCGAAGAAGCAGGGCAATTCCTATGTCATCAACGGCCAGAAGACCTTTATCACCAACGGCCAGGCCGCCGATCTCGTGATCGTCGTCGCGCGCACCGGCGCCGCGGGCGCCAAGGGCATCTCGCTGATCGTGGTCGAGACCGCCGGCGCCGAGGGCTACCGCCGTGGCCGCAACCTCGACAAGATCGGCCTGCATGCCTCCGATACCTCGGAGCTGTTCTTCGACAATGTCACGGTGCCGCCGGAAAACCTGCTCGGCAACGAGGAGGGCAACGGCTTCGTGCAACTGATGCAGCAACTGCCGCAGGAACGGCTGTCGCTGGCGATCGGCGCCGTCGCCTCGATGGAGCGCGCAGTGAAGATCACCGCCGAATACACCAAGGAGCGCACCGCGTTCGGCAAGCCGCTGATCGAATTCCAGAACACCGCCTTCACGCTGGCCGAGCGCAAGACCGAGGCGATGATCGCGCGCGTGTTCGTGGACTGGTGCGTCGAGCGGCTGGTGGCCGGTGATCTCGACACCGTGACGGCCTCGATGGCGAAATGGTGGTGCTCGCAGAAGCAGGTCGAGACCGCCGACGAATGCCTGCAACTGCACGGCGGCTATGGCTACACGCAGGAATATCCGATCTCGCGGATGTTCATCGATTCCCGCATCCAGAAGATCTATGGCGGCACCAACGAGATCATGAAGGTCCTGATCGCGCGGTCGTTGTAG
- a CDS encoding MaoC family dehydratase N-terminal domain-containing protein — protein sequence MVDQSAVGRTFAPVTARVEPGRLRFFLDTLGDTNPVYRDGAAARAAGFTAAPVPPTYLFCLEMMDAPDPFEFLTALDIDLARVLHGEQRFDYHAPVVVGDTLTLTSRVTEVTDKKGGAMTLIVIVTAVTNQSGIHVADTSRTVVVRNSRPS from the coding sequence ATGGTCGATCAATCCGCTGTCGGGCGTACATTCGCGCCCGTGACCGCGCGCGTCGAGCCGGGGCGTCTGCGCTTCTTCCTCGACACGCTCGGCGACACCAACCCGGTCTATCGCGACGGGGCGGCCGCACGTGCGGCCGGCTTCACGGCGGCGCCGGTGCCGCCGACCTATCTGTTCTGCCTGGAGATGATGGACGCGCCCGATCCGTTCGAATTCCTGACCGCGCTCGACATCGATCTCGCCCGCGTGCTGCATGGCGAGCAGCGCTTCGACTATCACGCGCCGGTGGTCGTCGGCGACACGCTGACCCTGACGTCGCGTGTCACCGAGGTCACCGACAAGAAGGGCGGGGCGATGACCCTGATCGTCATCGTCACCGCGGTCACCAACCAGAGCGGCATTCACGTCGCCGATACCTCGCGCACGGTCGTGGTGCGCAATTCGAGGCCGTCATGA
- a CDS encoding MaoC family dehydratase yields the protein MSAAIPSVGDRLVHKEFSPITRHRLALYCGASGDHNPIHVDLDFAKAAGFPDVFSHGMLVMGYLGQALTDAVAPSRIRSFSTRFAAITQLGAKLTCEGVVTELIEHHGERRAKLALTTKDQNGEIKLVGEAIIAL from the coding sequence ATGAGCGCTGCCATTCCGTCGGTCGGCGACCGCCTGGTCCACAAGGAGTTTTCGCCGATCACCCGCCATCGCCTGGCGCTGTATTGCGGCGCTTCGGGGGATCACAATCCGATCCATGTCGATCTCGATTTCGCCAAGGCGGCGGGTTTCCCCGACGTGTTCTCGCACGGCATGCTGGTGATGGGCTATCTCGGTCAGGCGTTGACCGATGCGGTCGCGCCGTCGCGGATCCGCTCGTTCTCGACCCGCTTCGCCGCCATCACGCAACTTGGGGCGAAGCTGACCTGCGAGGGCGTGGTGACCGAGCTGATCGAGCATCATGGCGAACGGCGCGCAAAGCTCGCGCTGACGACCAAGGACCAGAACGGCGAGATCAAGCTCGTCGGCGAAGCCATCATCGCGCTGTAG
- a CDS encoding SDR family NAD(P)-dependent oxidoreductase has translation MSKLQGKVALVSGSGRGIGRAIALKLASEGARVVVNDLDAEPGDAVVAEIKAMGGEAIAVNGSVTEAGFADRFVGSAIEQFGGLDIIVNNAGYTWDSTIQKMTDEQFQAMLDVHLVAPFRIMRAASEPIRVLAKKEAEAGREVFRKVVNISSIAGLYGNAGQASYSSAKASLIGLTRTMCKEWGRYKVNVNCVAFGLINTRLTQPIETQQKTIDVAGRDIKVGVQPQMLEAMGRMIPLGRGGTPEEAADAVYLFCAPESNYISGQVIVAGGGLLI, from the coding sequence ATGTCGAAGCTGCAAGGGAAGGTCGCGCTGGTCTCCGGATCGGGGCGCGGCATCGGGCGGGCGATTGCGCTGAAGCTCGCGAGCGAGGGCGCGCGCGTCGTGGTCAACGACCTCGATGCCGAGCCGGGCGACGCCGTCGTCGCCGAGATCAAGGCCATGGGCGGCGAGGCGATCGCGGTCAATGGCAGCGTGACCGAAGCCGGTTTTGCCGATCGTTTCGTAGGTAGCGCCATCGAGCAGTTCGGCGGCCTCGACATCATCGTCAACAATGCCGGTTACACCTGGGACTCGACGATCCAGAAGATGACCGACGAGCAGTTCCAGGCGATGCTCGACGTCCATCTGGTCGCGCCGTTCCGCATCATGCGTGCAGCGTCGGAGCCAATCCGGGTGTTGGCGAAGAAGGAGGCCGAGGCCGGGCGCGAGGTGTTCCGCAAGGTCGTCAACATCTCTTCGATCGCGGGCCTCTACGGCAATGCCGGACAGGCAAGCTATTCCTCGGCGAAGGCCTCGCTGATCGGGCTGACGCGGACGATGTGCAAGGAGTGGGGCCGCTACAAGGTCAACGTCAATTGCGTGGCGTTCGGCCTGATCAACACCCGCCTGACCCAGCCGATCGAGACCCAGCAGAAGACCATCGACGTCGCCGGCCGCGACATCAAGGTCGGCGTGCAGCCGCAGATGCTGGAGGCGATGGGCCGCATGATCCCGCTCGGCCGCGGCGGCACGCCGGAAGAGGCAGCGGACGCGGTCTATCTGTTCTGCGCTCCGGAATCGAACTACATCAGTGGCCAGGTGATCGTCGCCGGCGGCGGTCTGCTCATCTGA